One region of Chryseobacterium muglaense genomic DNA includes:
- a CDS encoding CvfB family protein, translating into MQIGKTQTLKISEKNSSGWMLESETGESAFMSKVFIRDEKEIGDEIEVFVYQDDNKLKATTEIPLAEVGEFAVMSCVQSLPTGAFMDWGIIKDLFIPYKQQKTKIIEGKRYLVNLYVDEDLKLITGTTKFKRNPQYENLPFQKGDKVDLLIMNESELGWNVVINKKYIGLIYTSDVYKKLYPLSEEEGYIKEIREDGKIDVSIQPVGFENIDEFKQKILNKLEENFGLLHLSDKSSPEEIKDELQMSKKNFKKALGGLYKDKIVDILEDKIRLV; encoded by the coding sequence ATGCAAATCGGAAAGACTCAAACGTTAAAAATTTCAGAAAAAAATAGTTCAGGATGGATGCTTGAATCAGAGACAGGCGAAAGCGCTTTTATGTCTAAAGTTTTCATTCGTGATGAAAAAGAAATTGGTGATGAGATTGAAGTTTTTGTGTATCAGGATGACAACAAACTGAAAGCAACTACCGAAATTCCTTTGGCTGAAGTTGGCGAATTTGCTGTGATGAGTTGTGTGCAGAGTCTTCCAACCGGTGCTTTTATGGATTGGGGGATTATCAAAGACCTTTTCATTCCTTACAAACAGCAGAAGACAAAGATTATTGAAGGAAAAAGATATCTTGTGAATCTTTATGTAGATGAAGATTTAAAATTGATTACTGGAACTACAAAATTTAAAAGAAATCCGCAATACGAAAACCTTCCTTTCCAAAAAGGAGATAAGGTTGATTTGTTGATAATGAATGAAAGTGAGCTAGGCTGGAATGTAGTAATTAACAAGAAATATATCGGATTAATTTATACTTCTGATGTTTATAAAAAACTATATCCGCTTTCTGAAGAAGAAGGATACATTAAGGAAATTCGTGAAGATGGAAAAATTGATGTTTCAATTCAGCCTGTAGGTTTTGAAAACATTGATGAATTTAAACAGAAAATCTTAAATAAATTAGAAGAAAACTTCGGCTTACTGCATCTTTCAGATAAATCTTCACCGGAAGAAATCAAAGATGAATTACAGATGAGCAAGAAGAACTTCAAAAAAGCTTTAGGCGGATTATATAAGGATAAAATCGTAGATATTTTAGAAGATAAAATAAGATTAGTTTAA
- a CDS encoding IS1182 family transposase: MLLQQEKLPLSSYSGLYDLIVPKENLLRKINELIDFSFIYEELLSKYCLSNGRNAESPVRMFKYLLLKSIYTVSDVDVVERSQYDMSFKYFLEMTPEEEVIHPSSLTKFRKLRLKDTDLLNILIGKTVTIAIEKGIIKSKSIIVDATHTLSRSNPFSTIEVLRERSKLLRKTVYQFDEEFKTTMPSKNSDNDVSKELDYCRELEKRIENEPSLCEIPAVKEKLNLLKEMMEDTGEQLVFSKDNDAKTGHKSAESSFFGYKTHLAMSEERIITAAVVTSGEKGDGPELPKLLKISQDNGMEVDAIIGDGAYSGKENLKIADQQNIKVVAKLNPSITQGFRKDEDIFDYNKDADRFVCPAGHLAIRKARQNKKNIGKNQVDTYYFDVEKCRVCPLKEGCYKEGAKSKTYSVSIKSELHQDQMAFQESDYYKEKSKHRYKIEAKNSELKNVHGYNRAIAYGIENMQMQGAMAIFAVNLKRILKLI; encoded by the coding sequence ATGTTATTACAGCAAGAAAAACTTCCATTGAGTTCGTATTCCGGATTGTATGATTTAATCGTTCCCAAGGAAAATCTTCTTCGTAAAATTAATGAGTTGATTGATTTTTCTTTCATCTATGAAGAGCTTTTGAGCAAGTACTGCCTGAGCAACGGGCGTAATGCAGAAAGCCCGGTACGAATGTTCAAATACCTGCTTTTGAAAAGTATTTATACCGTTTCTGATGTAGACGTGGTGGAACGTTCGCAGTATGACATGTCCTTTAAATATTTTTTGGAAATGACTCCCGAAGAGGAAGTTATTCATCCCAGTTCGCTTACAAAATTCAGAAAACTGCGTTTGAAAGATACAGATTTGCTGAATATACTGATTGGCAAAACCGTAACGATTGCCATTGAAAAAGGAATCATCAAATCCAAATCAATTATTGTAGATGCTACGCATACTTTGTCGAGAAGCAACCCTTTTTCGACAATCGAAGTATTGCGGGAACGCTCCAAGCTGCTTCGGAAAACCGTTTATCAGTTTGATGAAGAATTTAAAACGACAATGCCTTCCAAAAACAGCGACAACGATGTAAGCAAGGAATTGGATTATTGCAGAGAACTCGAAAAACGCATTGAAAACGAGCCCTCTCTCTGTGAGATTCCTGCCGTAAAGGAGAAGCTGAACCTTCTGAAAGAAATGATGGAGGACACAGGTGAGCAACTGGTTTTTTCAAAAGACAACGATGCCAAAACGGGTCACAAATCTGCAGAGAGTTCATTTTTCGGATACAAAACTCATCTGGCGATGAGCGAAGAGCGAATAATCACGGCAGCGGTGGTAACTTCGGGAGAAAAAGGCGATGGTCCGGAGCTTCCCAAACTATTGAAGATAAGCCAGGATAACGGGATGGAAGTAGATGCCATCATCGGCGATGGTGCTTACAGCGGAAAAGAAAATCTGAAAATTGCAGACCAGCAAAATATTAAGGTAGTAGCTAAGCTCAATCCCTCCATTACCCAAGGTTTTAGAAAAGACGAAGATATATTTGACTACAATAAAGATGCTGACCGTTTTGTTTGTCCTGCAGGGCACTTGGCGATACGCAAAGCACGTCAGAACAAAAAAAATATAGGCAAAAACCAAGTTGACACCTACTATTTTGATGTCGAAAAGTGCAGGGTTTGTCCATTGAAAGAAGGTTGCTATAAGGAGGGTGCAAAAAGTAAAACATATTCTGTTTCCATCAAGTCAGAATTGCATCAGGACCAGATGGCTTTTCAGGAAAGCGATTATTACAAAGAAAAATCGAAACACCGCTATAAAATAGAAGCCAAAAACAGCGAACTTAAAAATGTGCACGGCTATAACAGAGCGATTGCCTATGGAATTGAAAATATGCAAATGCAGGGAGCAATGGCTATTTTCGCAGTCAATTTGAAGAGAATACTGAAATTAATATAG
- the lpdA gene encoding dihydrolipoyl dehydrogenase, with protein sequence MSQFDVTVIGSGPGGYVAAIRAAQLGFKVAIIEKYSTLGGTCLNVGCIPSKALLDSSEHFENAKHNFENHGIIINEPKADIARMIARKNEVVEQTTKGINFLMDKNKITVFEGLGSFESATQIKVTKNDGSSETIESKYTIIATGSKPSSLPFITLDKERVITSTEALNLKEIPKHLVVIGGGVIGLELGSVYLRLGSQVTVVEFMDKIIPTMDGALSKELTKVLKKQGMKFMLSTAVSAVERNGDSVKITAKDKKGAEVTVEGDYCLVSVGRRPFTDGLALEKAGVELDERGRIKTNDHLQTNVANIYAIGDVIKGAMLAHKAEEEGVFVAETLAGQKPHINYNLIPGVVYTWPEVAGVGKTEEQLKEEGVAYKIGTFPMRALGRSRASGDIDGLVKIIADEKTDEVLGFHMIGARAADLVAEGVIAMEFRASAEDIARSSHAHPTYAEAIKEAALDATGKRALHM encoded by the coding sequence ATGAGTCAATTTGATGTTACCGTAATCGGTTCTGGTCCTGGAGGTTATGTAGCTGCTATTCGCGCTGCACAATTAGGTTTCAAAGTAGCAATTATCGAAAAATATTCAACGTTGGGCGGAACTTGTCTTAATGTTGGGTGTATTCCTTCAAAAGCACTTCTTGACAGCTCTGAGCATTTCGAAAACGCAAAACACAATTTCGAAAACCACGGAATTATCATTAACGAGCCAAAAGCTGATATCGCAAGAATGATTGCGAGAAAAAATGAAGTGGTAGAGCAGACTACAAAAGGAATCAACTTTTTGATGGACAAAAACAAAATTACTGTTTTTGAAGGTCTTGGAAGCTTTGAATCTGCTACTCAAATTAAAGTAACTAAAAACGACGGTTCTTCGGAAACGATTGAATCTAAATATACAATTATTGCAACAGGTTCTAAACCGTCTTCTTTACCTTTCATTACTTTAGATAAAGAAAGAGTAATCACTTCTACAGAAGCTTTGAATTTAAAAGAAATTCCTAAGCATTTGGTAGTAATTGGTGGTGGTGTAATCGGTCTTGAATTAGGTTCAGTTTACTTAAGATTAGGTTCTCAGGTTACTGTGGTTGAGTTTATGGACAAGATTATTCCTACAATGGATGGAGCTTTAAGCAAGGAATTGACTAAAGTTCTTAAAAAACAAGGAATGAAGTTTATGCTTTCTACAGCAGTTTCTGCAGTGGAAAGAAACGGAGATTCTGTGAAAATCACTGCAAAAGATAAAAAAGGAGCAGAAGTTACCGTTGAAGGTGATTACTGTTTGGTTTCTGTAGGAAGAAGACCTTTCACAGACGGGCTTGCTCTTGAAAAAGCTGGTGTTGAATTAGACGAAAGAGGAAGAATTAAAACCAACGACCATTTACAGACTAATGTTGCAAACATTTATGCAATCGGTGATGTAATTAAAGGAGCAATGTTGGCTCACAAAGCTGAAGAAGAAGGAGTTTTTGTTGCTGAAACTTTGGCTGGACAAAAACCTCACATCAATTATAACTTAATTCCTGGAGTTGTTTATACTTGGCCTGAAGTTGCTGGAGTTGGTAAAACTGAAGAGCAATTGAAGGAAGAAGGTGTCGCTTACAAAATCGGAACTTTCCCAATGAGAGCATTAGGAAGAAGCCGTGCAAGTGGTGATATCGACGGTTTGGTGAAAATTATTGCAGACGAAAAAACGGATGAGGTTCTTGGTTTCCATATGATTGGAGCGAGAGCTGCAGATTTGGTTGCTGAAGGGGTAATTGCAATGGAATTCCGTGCAAGCGCAGAAGACATCGCAAGAAGTTCTCATGCTCACCCAACGTATGCAGAAGCTATTAAAGAAGCTGCTTTGGATGCGACAGGAAAGAGAGCTCTTCATATGTAA
- the recQ gene encoding DNA helicase RecQ, which translates to MSAKKANLSGELKKYFGFSTFKGQQEEIINNLLNGKDIFVLMPTGGGKSLCYQLPALISEGTAIVVSPLIALMKNQVDAVNGLSSETGIAHVLNSSLNKTQTKQVFDDIKSGKTKLLYVAPESLIKEDYLEFLKDVKISFFAIDEAHCISEWGHDFRPEYRNLKQIIDKIADVPVIALTATATPKVQDDIQKTLGMSNALVFKESFNRANLFYEVTPKVNIDKEIVKFINKNKGKSGIIYCLSRRKVEEFAQLLQVNGINALPYHAGLDQKVRVANQDKFLMEEADVIVATIAFGMGIDKPDVRFVIHYDFPKSLESYYQETGRAGRDGGEGYCLAFYDPKDIEKLEKFLAQKPVSEREIGLQLLNEVVGYAETSMSRRQYILYYFGETFDPINGDGAKMCDNASNPPKLKDASDDLKRTLELINETQEKFKSKDLISVIVGKETAVTKAYKLEHSSFFGFGKSEKDNYWKTILRQATVQNFLQKDIETYGVLKFTEKGKNTLTNGFKEPFLIAEDREFDLSQTKAESDQVQMQSSGGLDQNLFGLLKELRKKVAKKHGIPPYTVFMDPSLEDMTVQYPITVEEIAKVYGVGEGKAKKYGKEFADYIAKYVEDNNIERTQDMVLKNVANKSSHKVFIIQSTDKKIDLEDIARAKNLSMNDLLKEMERIVYQGTKLNIDYYIEDNFDEDVVDDFMEFMNESESDSMKVLLDEFGDELSDEEVRMLRIKFISDVAN; encoded by the coding sequence ATCAGGTGGATGCCGTAAACGGACTTTCATCAGAAACGGGGATTGCCCACGTTCTTAATTCTTCTCTTAACAAAACTCAGACCAAACAGGTCTTTGATGATATAAAAAGTGGTAAAACAAAGCTTCTTTATGTAGCTCCGGAATCATTAATTAAGGAAGATTATTTAGAATTTTTAAAAGATGTTAAGATTTCATTCTTTGCAATCGATGAAGCGCACTGTATTTCAGAATGGGGACATGATTTCCGACCGGAATACAGAAATTTAAAGCAAATCATCGATAAAATTGCAGATGTTCCTGTAATTGCCTTAACGGCAACAGCGACCCCGAAAGTACAGGATGATATCCAAAAAACTTTAGGAATGAGCAATGCTTTGGTTTTTAAAGAAAGCTTCAACAGAGCCAATTTATTTTACGAAGTCACTCCAAAAGTTAATATCGATAAAGAAATTGTAAAATTTATCAATAAAAATAAAGGTAAATCGGGGATTATTTACTGTTTAAGCCGAAGAAAGGTGGAAGAATTTGCCCAGCTTCTTCAGGTTAACGGAATTAATGCACTTCCTTATCATGCAGGTCTAGACCAGAAAGTGAGAGTTGCCAATCAGGATAAGTTTTTGATGGAAGAAGCAGATGTAATTGTGGCAACGATTGCATTCGGAATGGGAATCGATAAACCGGATGTACGTTTTGTGATTCATTACGATTTTCCAAAATCTTTAGAAAGTTATTATCAGGAAACAGGTCGTGCAGGTCGTGATGGAGGAGAAGGATATTGCCTTGCTTTTTATGATCCTAAAGATATTGAAAAACTTGAAAAATTTCTGGCTCAAAAACCTGTTTCTGAAAGAGAAATCGGTTTACAGCTTTTAAATGAAGTAGTTGGCTATGCTGAAACTTCTATGAGCCGAAGACAATATATTTTATATTATTTTGGTGAAACTTTTGATCCTATAAATGGTGACGGAGCTAAAATGTGTGACAATGCATCAAACCCTCCAAAATTGAAAGACGCTTCTGATGATTTAAAAAGAACCTTAGAATTAATCAACGAAACGCAAGAAAAATTTAAGTCAAAAGATTTAATCTCTGTTATTGTTGGAAAAGAAACGGCAGTAACTAAAGCGTATAAATTAGAGCACAGTTCATTTTTTGGGTTTGGAAAATCTGAAAAAGATAATTATTGGAAGACAATTTTAAGACAGGCAACGGTACAGAATTTTTTACAGAAAGATATCGAAACTTATGGTGTATTAAAATTTACTGAAAAGGGTAAGAACACTTTAACTAATGGTTTTAAAGAGCCTTTTTTAATTGCTGAAGACCGCGAATTTGACCTTTCACAAACCAAAGCAGAGAGCGATCAGGTGCAGATGCAGTCTAGTGGGGGTTTAGACCAAAATTTATTTGGGCTTTTAAAAGAGCTTAGAAAAAAAGTAGCCAAGAAACACGGAATTCCGCCTTACACGGTTTTTATGGATCCTAGTTTGGAAGATATGACGGTACAATATCCTATTACGGTAGAAGAAATTGCTAAAGTATATGGTGTTGGAGAAGGGAAAGCAAAAAAATACGGTAAAGAATTTGCAGATTATATTGCTAAATATGTTGAAGACAACAACATAGAACGTACTCAGGATATGGTGTTAAAAAATGTGGCTAATAAATCGAGTCATAAGGTTTTCATCATTCAGAGCACTGATAAAAAAATTGATCTTGAAGATATAGCAAGAGCCAAAAATCTTTCGATGAATGATTTGTTGAAAGAAATGGAACGTATTGTTTATCAAGGAACAAAGTTGAATATTGATTATTATATCGAAGACAATTTCGATGAAGATGTTGTCGATGATTTTATGGAATTTATGAACGAATCTGAAAGTGACAGTATGAAAGTTTTGCTTGATGAGTTCGGAGATGAGCTTTCTGATGAAGAAGTGAGAATGTTGAGAATAAAATTTATTAGTGACGTTGCGAATTAA
- a CDS encoding DUF4476 domain-containing protein, whose amino-acid sequence MKKNFTVCAILSGLLFFAQEAGKAGELLKNEVSKNEMKSSDILKQDSRNNSLENSSNSSGFRNSNNQNNTNRRPSNPNYQWNNNYGYAEVFLRIPEQGNFSVELADQLISNNSGKYRFFDLPSGRIPISIYENGFLLYRTTLNVRNNSRMVLDFFTNEGLYLLDSYPLQNGYYGFNNWNDIWNNPYGNSGNIGNINYPNVMDNQTFQQFLSRMKEDAWFDDKKIIFINQQGRHAMFTSEQISVLVKDLSFDKNKIALAKSLFSKCVDKQKYFAVGAALDFESSRRDLMDFISKN is encoded by the coding sequence ATGAAAAAAAATTTTACAGTTTGTGCTATCTTATCCGGTCTATTATTTTTTGCGCAGGAAGCAGGAAAAGCAGGCGAACTTTTGAAAAATGAAGTTTCAAAAAATGAAATGAAATCTTCAGATATCTTAAAACAAGATTCACGGAACAATAGTTTAGAAAATTCATCAAATTCTTCAGGATTTAGAAATTCAAATAATCAGAATAATACCAACAGAAGACCTTCCAATCCCAATTATCAATGGAACAATAATTACGGATACGCAGAAGTTTTTCTTAGAATTCCAGAACAAGGAAATTTTTCTGTGGAATTGGCAGACCAGTTGATTTCAAACAATTCGGGCAAATATAGATTTTTTGATTTGCCATCGGGAAGAATTCCTATTTCAATTTATGAAAACGGATTTTTATTGTACAGAACGACTTTGAATGTTAGAAATAATAGCAGGATGGTTCTTGATTTTTTCACGAACGAAGGTTTGTATCTTTTAGATTCTTATCCGCTTCAAAACGGTTATTACGGCTTTAATAACTGGAATGATATCTGGAACAACCCTTATGGAAATTCAGGAAATATTGGAAACATAAATTATCCTAATGTAATGGATAATCAGACGTTCCAGCAATTTTTAAGTAGGATGAAAGAAGATGCATGGTTTGATGATAAAAAGATCATATTTATTAATCAGCAAGGTCGTCATGCAATGTTTACCTCTGAACAGATAAGTGTTTTGGTAAAAGATTTAAGCTTTGATAAAAATAAAATTGCTTTGGCTAAATCTTTATTTTCAAAATGTGTTGATAAGCAGAAATACTTTGCCGTTGGAGCTGCCTTAGATTTTGAAAGCAGCAGACGAGATTTAATGGATTTTATATCTAAAAATTAA
- a CDS encoding glycosyltransferase, translated as MNKKISVMFILPDLETGGAERIVTTIANHLSRDRFDVKILLLRKQGGYLSLIKKDVEIIDLNIERIRNSLKPILSQIYRRKPDIVFSGFGEVNAYLSLFIKLFPKIKFIARETNVVSEHITRKEIKFFYNFYNNYQKIIAQSDDMMNDLVDNFNIKKRKITKINNPVDFDFINEKLLISTKPESFKYNYKNVVAIGNLSARKGFDNLLKVFSRLKNENIILHILGDGRDREILHQMKDFLGLKKVIFHGRQENPYQFLKFADLFILSSRYEGFPNVLLEAGACGTYSLANNCRGGINEIIQDKVNGEVSNIENHEDFSQKIMKILQGHYDADSIKTSIKARFSKEIILDRYEKLLLDIVK; from the coding sequence ATGAATAAGAAAATTTCTGTTATGTTTATTCTGCCGGATCTTGAAACCGGAGGTGCAGAAAGAATCGTTACCACCATTGCAAATCATCTTTCAAGAGATCGTTTTGATGTTAAGATTTTGCTGCTTCGCAAACAAGGTGGATATTTGAGTTTGATAAAAAAAGATGTTGAAATAATAGATTTGAATATAGAGCGAATAAGAAATTCTCTAAAACCCATTCTTTCACAAATTTACCGTAGAAAACCCGATATTGTTTTTTCTGGATTCGGGGAAGTGAATGCCTATCTTTCTTTATTTATTAAACTTTTTCCTAAAATTAAATTCATTGCCCGAGAAACCAACGTCGTTTCGGAGCATATCACCAGAAAAGAAATAAAATTTTTCTATAATTTCTACAACAATTACCAAAAAATCATTGCGCAAAGTGATGATATGATGAATGATTTGGTAGATAATTTTAATATTAAAAAACGTAAAATCACAAAAATCAATAATCCTGTAGATTTTGATTTTATCAATGAAAAACTTCTGATTTCCACAAAACCTGAAAGTTTTAAATACAATTATAAGAATGTGGTCGCCATTGGAAATTTATCCGCAAGAAAAGGGTTTGACAATCTGTTGAAAGTGTTTTCAAGACTTAAAAATGAGAATATTATCCTTCATATTTTAGGAGATGGCAGAGATCGGGAGATTCTTCATCAGATGAAAGATTTTTTAGGTTTAAAAAAAGTTATTTTTCACGGCAGACAGGAAAATCCATATCAATTTCTGAAGTTTGCCGATTTGTTTATTCTTTCTTCACGTTATGAAGGCTTTCCCAATGTTTTGTTGGAAGCCGGAGCCTGCGGTACCTATTCTTTAGCGAATAATTGCAGAGGCGGAATCAACGAAATTATTCAAGACAAAGTAAACGGTGAGGTTTCTAATATTGAAAATCATGAAGATTTTTCACAGAAAATCATGAAGATTTTGCAAGGACATTATGATGCAGATTCTATTAAGACTTCTATTAAAGCTAGGTTTTCTAAAGAAATTATTTTAGACCGATACGAAAAACTACTTTTGGATATTGTAAAGTAA